The following are encoded together in the Mammaliicoccus vitulinus genome:
- a CDS encoding ATP-binding protein, whose product MSDILSKLRIQDISKRNSDKYYKFVVYGRFGTGKTTTLTRENNALILDINEDGTTVTEDGAVVEIKNYKHLEYVITSLPQILEALREQGKQIDIVVIETLQKLRDITMEDIMEGKSKKPTFTDWGEAATRIVGMYRLIGKLQQAHKFHFAVTGHEAMNKDKDTEGAILNPTVTIEAQEQIKKAVVSQSDVLARTVIDVAEKDGKKHFKYIFSVEPSDLFETKVRHSPNVTITNKRFENATLSTLVDAIRNGN is encoded by the coding sequence ATGAGTGACATTTTAAGTAAGTTACGCATACAAGATATATCGAAACGTAACAGTGATAAGTATTACAAGTTCGTTGTATATGGTCGATTTGGTACTGGCAAGACAACAACATTAACGAGAGAAAACAACGCACTAATATTAGATATAAACGAAGATGGTACGACAGTAACAGAAGATGGAGCAGTAGTAGAGATTAAGAATTACAAACACTTGGAATATGTTATTACGAGTTTACCGCAAATATTAGAAGCGTTACGTGAACAAGGTAAGCAAATAGATATAGTGGTCATCGAAACGCTTCAAAAATTACGTGATATCACAATGGAAGACATTATGGAAGGTAAATCTAAAAAACCGACATTTACAGACTGGGGCGAGGCAGCTACAAGAATAGTTGGCATGTATAGATTGATTGGTAAGTTACAACAAGCACATAAATTCCACTTTGCCGTAACAGGTCATGAAGCGATGAATAAAGATAAAGATACAGAAGGTGCAATACTTAATCCTACTGTAACGATTGAAGCACAGGAACAAATTAAAAAAGCAGTCGTGAGCCAATCGGATGTGCTAGCAAGAACAGTAATTGATGTAGCAGAAAAGGACGGCAAAAAACATTTTAAATATATCTTTTCAGTTGAACCATCAGACTTATTTGAAACGAAAGTTAGACATTCACCAAACGTGACGATCACAAATAAAAGATTTGAAAATGCAACGTTAAGCACATTAGTAGATGCAATTAGAAATGGAAACTAA
- a CDS encoding DUF2483 family protein, translated as MKQITTYIIKHKLLKAYVTNKPSENAPDISYSTNFGRAREFDGLDNSKIDMNDHIAIRKTVTEQVEYEEVSHE; from the coding sequence ATGAAACAAATAACCACTTATATTATTAAACACAAATTATTGAAAGCATATGTAACTAACAAGCCATCTGAAAATGCACCAGACATCAGTTACTCAACTAACTTTGGTAGAGCAAGAGAGTTTGATGGTTTAGATAATTCAAAAATAGATATGAATGATCATATCGCAATCAGAAAAACAGTAACAGAGCAAGTTGAATATGAGGAGGTTTCACATGAGTGA